A stretch of DNA from Halolamina litorea:
CCGGGTTCATCTCCGACTCCGCGATGAGTTTGCCGAACGAGAGCACGAACGTCTCGCCGTCGATAGTCGGCGGCGAGCGCTCGGCTGCAGCGAGTGCTTCAGCCGTGACATCGAGATACGCCTCGCCGTGGTCTTCACTCGGCTCGATTGCCGTGTCTTCGTACCACTCGTTGAACGACGTGACGAGCACCGGGCCGTCGGCGTAGTGCCGGGCGACGTCGGCGCTCCGCTCGTAGCGCTCTGCCGAGGGTTCGAGGGGGACGTTGTCCCGTTGATCGTGAGTGAGTTCTGTGTCGTCGAAGCCGGGCATCGCTGTCGGGATCACGTCGACGCCGACGTACTCGCTGCTCCGGTACCACTTCTCGTAGCCTGACTGGAGATCATCGATGAACTCGTCGGCGGTTCGGCCGCTCACCGTGTACGGGTTGTACGTTGTGACAGCGTCAGCGACTTCCAGTATCGGGTGTGTTCCGAGCCCGGAGGCCGCAGGGACGCTGGCGATCAGGTACGGCCTGACCCCGGCAGCTTCGACAGCTGCCTCATACGCCGCAGCAACATCGCCGTGAAAGAGCCGCGCGACCCAGATGTAGAGGACCGGGCGACCGTCGATACGTTTGTAGCTGTCTCGATCGAAGTAGTGCTCTCCCAGATACTCGAAGTCATTCACCAACTGCCGTTGGTTCGTTTCGTCGCTGAGGTCGATCGGATCGACGCCGAACTGCCCGACTGTCTCGTAGAGGACCGACCAGTCGAGTTCGTCCGAGCGGGGGTGGCCGAGGATGTCCTCGCGGAACCGGCGGTCGTGGCCGCTGTTCCGTCCCCACCACGACACGTTCAGCCACGAAATTCCTGCCTGCCGACACCAGTCAATGTGCTGTTCGATGACGTCAGGGTTGGTGGAGTCGTAGTTGCCGAGAACGGGCGTCGACGGTGACTCGAGGCTCCACTCGCCGCCGCGGTAGTCATGTAGCGGCGCACCGTACCAGGGGTAGTAGTGTGCGCCGACGTCGCGGACGATGTCCGGGCGCTCGGCACGGACCACAACCTCGCCCACGTGTGTGCCTGCAACGGTGATCGGCTGCGTTCCGGTCGTCGTCGGTGAGCCGGTGAGCGTGATCTCTCGTTGTTCGCCGGCGCCGAGTGTGAACGAGTGTGTCGTGATCGTCCGCCCATTCACCGCGAGTGGTAGGGTGACCTCCGTCGACGATGAGCCGGTATTCTCGACGCGACCAGTCACGACAAGTTCGCCCCCTTTGAGCAGTGCCGATTCCTCGAGAGAGAACTCGGTTTGGACGGCTGATTCCTCAGTGGTCGGTCCCCCGGTTTCGGTCGCTGACTCCGACGTCGACGTGTTCTTGGCTTCGCCCGTTCGTCCCCCACAGCCGGCGAGTGCGGCTAGCAGAGATGTACTAGAGAGTTTGAGCGCCCGCCGACGAGAGAGATCCGGCATTGGTCCAATTAAAATA
This window harbors:
- a CDS encoding glycoside hydrolase family 99-like domain-containing protein, whose translation is MTGRVENTGSSSTEVTLPLAVNGRTITTHSFTLGAGEQREITLTGSPTTTGTQPITVAGTHVGEVVVRAERPDIVRDVGAHYYPWYGAPLHDYRGGEWSLESPSTPVLGNYDSTNPDVIEQHIDWCRQAGISWLNVSWWGRNSGHDRRFREDILGHPRSDELDWSVLYETVGQFGVDPIDLSDETNQRQLVNDFEYLGEHYFDRDSYKRIDGRPVLYIWVARLFHGDVAAAYEAAVEAAGVRPYLIASVPAASGLGTHPILEVADAVTTYNPYTVSGRTADEFIDDLQSGYEKWYRSSEYVGVDVIPTAMPGFDDTELTHDQRDNVPLEPSAERYERSADVARHYADGPVLVTSFNEWYEDTAIEPSEDHGEAYLDVTAEALAAAERSPPTIDGETFVLSFGKLIAESEMNPDIENGRQFSFMLDELTIRDDDGQARIDLDVGTGSETVEFLLGSYGPESTEENTWRWLGGQRDTAIDVPSLPDAGEIEISGLAPAEMDVALKVDGDVHDKTTLAEGSGSYRLELG